A single region of the Cucumis melo cultivar AY chromosome 3, USDA_Cmelo_AY_1.0, whole genome shotgun sequence genome encodes:
- the LOC107992255 gene encoding nigrin b-like: MEIKNTTIIFLCVVLAASLTGIHNVSAARAIVLSRSTHLVGQDGLCLDVIGGYSDNHVPTQLWPCGPQNNQLWTIQADGTVRTMGKCLVPNGHDSGSYTMIDDCNKADPNDKTWKLYPDGTLTHVRSGLVLTSQGTGPYAITTIETNTSAPTQSWGTADDGSPIVAAIVGLRRMCLQAQNDNIHVWMNSCVKNNRQQYWAVFSDGTIRANYNTSFCLSSTGKGSHDAIVLAKCEGLPQQRWVAKEDGTILSLSTNLVMDVKGSDPNLRKIILFAPTGNPNQHWMFVTQYKP, encoded by the coding sequence ATGGAAATCAAGAACACGACAATAATTTTTCTATGTGTAGTTCTAGCAGCTTCACTCACAGGGATCCATAATGTCTCGGCAGCTCGAGCGATCGTTCTCAGTAGATCAACACATCTTGTTGGTCAAGACGGCCTATGTCTTGACGTGATCGGAGGGTATAGCGATAACCACGTTCCAACTCAACTATGGCCATGTGGACCTCAAAACAACCAACTATGGACGATACAAGCTGATGGAACAGTTAGAACAATGGGAAAATGCTTAGTTCCAAATGGCCACGACTCTGGATCCTACACCATGATTGATGACTGCAACAAGGCTGATCCAAACGACAAAACATGGAAATTATATCCTGATGGCACCCTAACTCACGTCCGGTCCGGCCTTGTATTGACAAGTCAAGGAACAGGACCGTACGCCATAACTACAATAGAAACCAACACATCAGCACCAACACAAAGCTGGGGGACTGCAGACGATGGGTCGCCGATTGTCGCTGCCATTGTAGGGCTACGTCGCATGTGCTTGCAAGCTCAGAATGACAACATCCACGTGTGGATGAATAGCTGTGTCAAAAACAATCGACAACAATATTGGGCAGTGTTTAGTGATGGCACGATTCGAGCCAACTATAATACAAGCTTTTGTTTGAGTTCCACCGGGAAAGGTTCACATGACGCCATTGTTTTAGCTAAATGTGAAGGGTTGCCTCAACAACGGTGGGTGGCTAAGGAAGACGGTACAATCTTAAGCTTGAGTACTAATTTGGTGATGGATGTGAAAGGGAGTGATCCTAACCTTCGGAAAATTATTCTCTTTGCTCCTACTGGTAACCCTAATCAGCACTGGATGTTTGTTACTCAATATAAACCCTAA